From Paenibacillus sp. PK3_47, the proteins below share one genomic window:
- a CDS encoding ThuA domain-containing protein yields the protein MIRVTVWNEYRHELKEERIRQVYPQGIHGQLASFLEEAGFDTATATLDEPEHGLTEEVLENTDVLVWWGHIAHQEVSDEVVNRVYNRVLKGMGLLVLHSGHMSKIFMKLMGTSCDLKWREAEEKERLWVMDPSHPIAEGIGEYIDLEQEEMYGAHFDVPAPESLVFVGWFEGGNVFPSGSTYRRGSGKIFYFQPGHESYPTYYNKDIQKVIINGVNWCAPTKRDYPVYGHSAALEPIRQKVGV from the coding sequence TTGATCAGAGTAACTGTATGGAATGAATACCGTCATGAGCTTAAGGAAGAAAGAATCCGCCAGGTGTACCCGCAAGGCATTCACGGCCAATTGGCCTCATTCCTGGAGGAAGCGGGGTTTGACACTGCAACGGCAACACTGGACGAGCCGGAGCACGGCTTGACGGAAGAAGTGCTGGAGAACACGGATGTGCTGGTATGGTGGGGCCATATCGCCCATCAGGAAGTAAGCGATGAGGTCGTGAACCGCGTATATAACCGTGTGCTGAAGGGAATGGGGCTGCTTGTCCTGCATTCCGGGCATATGTCCAAAATCTTCATGAAGCTGATGGGCACCAGCTGCGACCTGAAATGGCGTGAAGCGGAAGAGAAGGAGCGCCTCTGGGTCATGGACCCGAGCCATCCGATTGCCGAGGGCATCGGCGAATATATCGATCTGGAGCAGGAAGAAATGTATGGGGCACACTTTGATGTGCCGGCACCGGAGAGCCTTGTATTTGTGGGCTGGTTCGAAGGCGGCAACGTTTTCCCGAGCGGATCGACCTACCGCCGGGGCAGCGGCAAAATCTTTTATTTTCAGCCAGGACATGAATCTTACCCGACCTACTACAACAAGGATATTCAAAAGGTTATCATTAACGGCGTGAACTGGTGCGCTCCGACCAAACGGGATTACCCTGTATACGGTCATTCAGCAGCATTGGAGCCGATCAGACAGAAGGTTGGCGTCTAG
- a CDS encoding ABC transporter substrate-binding protein has product MLPTTLPPVPLRSLLFRLESAGLMIQPAGSCSMPQMTHGQTLLIFTGGSGQLHIDEDSVPLAADKCYLLPPGTSYSTDHPEMTLYYYKIIFTAYHDAGQLVPYVQELLPGRREFIVHPFTRVIRLAEELPDSSGSSSDVQLYRQQLKFQELLLLLFEHNYPSSDAPSPAQSVEGTIKFMQEHYMESITVKQLAELAGISLWQYTPLFQKLTGRKPLDYLTELRISISKQYLLESAEPLREIARLSGFSDEYYFSRRFRQKTGVTPGHYAQMQRGKLTVKDWTGHTVDIPERPRRIVYHGETMGDLLALGVKPVGGDEEFTRNSVYKHRLRKLANVGFPLEPRLTASLHPDLIILASADEQKYQRVAEIAPTVTFDSFAPLDSRMRTLGSWLGKEREAEAWLAAYAAKNAAMWQQLYDEGTLQSGETASALFFDHGEHLYAMGMSGLSAALYASGGLQPTAEIRDMLDAGLGFGEVDPLRLEAYAGDRIFMLIPEREDSRAAMERLIRSPLWQRLPAVRQGHAYLLEGSKWNLSDALTRERLLTLLPRVLDGQEI; this is encoded by the coding sequence TTGTTACCAACAACCTTGCCGCCTGTTCCTCTCCGCTCCCTGCTGTTCCGGCTGGAGAGTGCCGGGCTGATGATCCAGCCTGCCGGTTCTTGCTCCATGCCGCAGATGACACACGGACAGACCCTGCTTATTTTTACCGGCGGCAGCGGTCAGCTGCATATTGATGAAGATTCTGTTCCACTGGCTGCGGACAAATGCTATCTCCTGCCTCCGGGAACTTCCTATAGTACCGATCATCCTGAAATGACGCTGTATTATTACAAGATTATCTTCACTGCCTATCATGATGCCGGCCAGCTTGTCCCGTATGTGCAGGAGCTTCTGCCGGGCAGGCGTGAATTCATCGTTCATCCGTTCACCCGCGTCATCCGTCTGGCGGAAGAGCTTCCGGACAGCAGCGGCAGCAGCAGCGATGTGCAGCTGTACAGGCAGCAGCTGAAGTTCCAGGAGCTTCTGCTTCTGCTGTTCGAGCATAATTATCCCTCAAGTGATGCGCCGAGTCCTGCACAATCTGTAGAAGGTACGATCAAGTTCATGCAGGAGCATTACATGGAGAGCATTACTGTGAAGCAGCTGGCTGAGCTGGCCGGAATCTCGCTCTGGCAGTATACGCCGCTCTTTCAAAAGCTTACCGGCAGGAAGCCGCTTGATTATCTGACCGAGCTGCGGATCAGCATTTCGAAGCAGTACCTCCTGGAGTCGGCGGAACCGCTGCGGGAAATTGCCCGGCTGTCCGGCTTCTCTGACGAGTATTACTTCAGCCGCAGATTCCGCCAGAAGACCGGAGTCACGCCCGGCCACTATGCGCAAATGCAGCGCGGAAAGCTCACGGTCAAGGATTGGACCGGACATACGGTGGACATTCCCGAGCGGCCCAGACGCATCGTCTATCACGGGGAGACGATGGGCGATCTGCTGGCGCTCGGCGTGAAGCCGGTCGGAGGAGATGAGGAGTTTACGCGCAACAGCGTCTACAAGCACCGGCTCCGCAAACTGGCCAACGTCGGGTTTCCGCTGGAGCCCCGGCTTACGGCCTCCCTGCATCCCGATCTTATTATCCTGGCGAGTGCAGACGAACAGAAGTATCAACGGGTTGCAGAAATCGCGCCTACCGTCACCTTTGATTCCTTCGCTCCGCTGGACAGCCGTATGCGCACGCTGGGGAGCTGGCTGGGCAAAGAGCGGGAAGCTGAAGCCTGGCTTGCCGCCTACGCGGCTAAGAACGCGGCCATGTGGCAGCAGCTTTATGATGAGGGTACTCTGCAGTCCGGCGAGACTGCCTCCGCACTGTTCTTCGACCATGGTGAACATCTGTATGCCATGGGAATGTCCGGATTGTCGGCGGCACTGTATGCCTCCGGCGGCTTGCAGCCTACTGCTGAGATCAGAGATATGCTGGACGCCGGGCTCGGTTTCGGCGAGGTAGACCCGCTGCGGCTGGAGGCTTACGCAGGAGACCGCATCTTCATGCTCATCCCGGAGCGGGAAGATTCACGGGCAGCCATGGAGCGGCTGATCCGGAGCCCGCTGTGGCAGCGCCTTCCGGCCGTCCGCCAAGGACATGCCTATCTGCTGGAGGGCAGCAAGTGGAACCTTAGCGATGCCTTGACCCGCGAGCGGCTGCTGACCCTGCTGCCCAGGGTGCTGGATGGGCAGGAAATTTAA
- a CDS encoding sugar kinase, producing MSSRISENKIVLIKRKTRLEELVVRYNTIQQAQFYIERLGADFSDYVSEDYTYRKAVETAVIELGALGRVQLLERQHVPNFIFGDEDTVVVLGQDGLVANTLKYLREQPLIGVNPDPQRWDGVLLPFTVRDLRQLLPEVFRGQRKVREVTLAKAELNDGQSLYGVNDLFIGRRTHVSARYQLELAGVSEQQSSSGIIISTGMGSTGWFKSVLAGAAGIVRSAAGMQGAGTEADSRGLAEGGMNTPLAWDHPELYFTVREPFPSRTTSAGVVFGRISGSHPLQITSQMPEDGVIFSDGVESDFLEFNSGVKATIGLAERKGRLVE from the coding sequence ATGAGCAGCCGGATATCGGAGAATAAAATTGTGCTGATCAAGCGCAAGACCCGGCTTGAAGAGCTGGTCGTCCGCTACAATACGATCCAGCAGGCACAGTTCTATATTGAGCGGCTGGGTGCCGATTTCAGCGATTATGTCAGCGAGGATTACACTTACCGCAAAGCCGTGGAGACAGCGGTGATCGAGCTGGGGGCACTGGGCAGGGTGCAGCTGCTGGAACGCCAGCATGTGCCGAATTTCATCTTTGGGGATGAGGATACAGTAGTCGTGCTGGGGCAGGACGGTCTTGTGGCCAACACGCTCAAGTATTTGCGGGAGCAGCCGCTGATCGGGGTCAATCCGGATCCGCAGCGCTGGGACGGGGTGCTGCTGCCGTTCACTGTCCGTGATCTGCGCCAGCTTCTGCCTGAGGTGTTCCGCGGACAGCGTAAGGTACGCGAGGTGACGCTGGCCAAGGCAGAGCTGAACGACGGACAGAGCCTGTACGGCGTCAACGATCTGTTCATCGGCCGCAGAACCCATGTATCCGCACGTTACCAGCTGGAGCTTGCCGGAGTCAGCGAACAGCAGTCTTCGAGCGGGATTATTATTTCCACCGGAATGGGTTCTACGGGCTGGTTCAAAAGCGTCCTCGCCGGAGCAGCGGGTATTGTCCGCAGTGCGGCCGGTATGCAGGGGGCCGGCACAGAGGCGGATTCCCGCGGCCTTGCTGAAGGGGGAATGAACACGCCGCTCGCCTGGGATCACCCGGAGCTGTATTTCACGGTGAGGGAGCCTTTTCCAAGCCGCACAACTTCCGCAGGGGTGGTGTTTGGCCGGATCAGCGGAAGCCATCCGCTGCAGATTACCTCGCAGATGCCGGAGGACGGGGTTATTTTCAGCGACGGTGTTGAAAGTGATTTTCTGGAGTTCAACTCCGGTGTCAAGGCAACGATCGGCCTTGCGGAACGGAAGGGAAGGCTGGTTGAATAA
- a CDS encoding ABC transporter substrate-binding protein: MNKARQAFSMLGILFLMSVLLLACGNTEEPAAGNAGAVNAGGNTAAGAAPSTEGTDNGAEAEAESAARSYTDYKGHTVEIPVHPQRIVYSGETYGDLVALGVKAAGYPLSMGEGQVFEEQLQGVEDVGFPINLEKTLELQPDLIIYAGTEESDFEALSKIAPTVIFNTFAPLEERMTEIGGILGKTEEAAAWLARYKADEAAMWEQLKAAGMKPGETASVFTYYPGDRLFIMAATGLSQVLYGENGFKATPPVQKLLDEGTGFEEISLEVLEQYAGDRIFVLTPVADEAKQSTESMLQSEIWKSLPAVKNGYVYTQDIMKTSSDATTREWLLQELPRLMNAQ, encoded by the coding sequence ATGAACAAGGCAAGACAAGCTTTTTCGATGCTGGGTATACTCTTTTTGATGAGTGTGCTGCTGCTCGCATGCGGTAATACAGAGGAGCCAGCTGCAGGCAATGCGGGGGCGGTTAATGCCGGGGGCAATACAGCGGCGGGTGCGGCGCCTTCTACGGAAGGCACAGACAATGGCGCAGAGGCTGAGGCTGAATCCGCTGCACGCTCTTACACAGATTACAAAGGCCACACTGTAGAGATTCCGGTCCATCCTCAGCGTATTGTGTATTCCGGGGAAACCTACGGGGATCTGGTGGCACTGGGAGTCAAGGCAGCCGGATATCCTTTGTCTATGGGTGAAGGCCAGGTTTTTGAGGAGCAGCTGCAGGGGGTTGAAGATGTAGGTTTTCCTATTAATCTTGAAAAAACGCTTGAGCTTCAGCCTGATCTCATTATCTATGCCGGAACAGAGGAGTCCGATTTCGAGGCTTTATCCAAAATCGCGCCTACAGTGATTTTTAACACTTTTGCCCCGCTGGAGGAGCGGATGACGGAAATCGGCGGAATACTGGGCAAAACGGAAGAAGCCGCAGCCTGGCTGGCACGGTATAAAGCAGATGAAGCGGCCATGTGGGAGCAGCTGAAAGCTGCAGGAATGAAGCCGGGCGAGACCGCTTCTGTCTTCACTTACTATCCTGGAGACCGGCTGTTCATTATGGCGGCAACCGGACTTTCACAGGTGCTGTACGGCGAGAACGGCTTTAAGGCAACACCTCCTGTGCAAAAGCTGCTGGACGAAGGCACAGGCTTTGAGGAAATTTCGCTGGAAGTCCTTGAGCAGTACGCGGGTGACCGGATATTTGTTCTGACTCCGGTAGCCGATGAAGCCAAGCAATCCACAGAATCCATGCTGCAGAGCGAAATCTGGAAGAGCCTGCCTGCAGTCAAAAACGGTTATGTCTACACGCAGGACATTATGAAGACATCCTCTGATGCTACGACCAGGGAATGGCTGCTGCAGGAGCTTCCGCGGCTGATGAATGCACAATAA
- a CDS encoding SPFH domain-containing protein, translating into MFGFRFVKFQPSDYVLKVRNGKVVREGVGLSFYYYAPTTSVIVVPVSSIDVPFMFEEITNDYQTVTVQGQLTYRIVDYRKTTQILNYTYNLKKNTYLSDDPGKLAQRVINIAKVLTKKQLEQLPLREAIQSSERLAKVITQEIGRAEEIEKLGIELMGLSILAIVPNKETLRALEAQAREEILRSADDALYARRNASIEQERRVKENELSTEIAVETKKKQIRETQLDAERSVKQRQNAMKEEQLTFDTALEEKKQELIELTVANQKAEADAKAYELSAVMNSLQGVSPNVLQALTNVGMKPDKLIAIAFQELAENAGKIGQLNITPDLLQGIMNGAQGSSTGAARGAGGR; encoded by the coding sequence ATGTTCGGTTTCAGATTCGTGAAGTTCCAGCCCAGTGATTATGTCCTCAAAGTGAGAAACGGCAAGGTTGTCCGTGAAGGTGTCGGCCTTTCTTTCTACTATTACGCGCCTACTACTTCGGTAATTGTTGTTCCGGTATCCTCGATTGATGTTCCTTTCATGTTCGAGGAGATCACGAATGATTATCAGACGGTAACGGTGCAGGGCCAGCTGACCTACAGGATCGTCGATTACCGCAAAACGACGCAAATCCTCAACTACACCTACAATTTGAAAAAGAATACCTATCTTTCCGACGATCCGGGCAAGCTGGCCCAGCGGGTCATTAATATTGCAAAGGTGCTGACCAAAAAACAGCTGGAGCAGCTGCCGCTCCGCGAAGCCATCCAGTCGAGTGAACGTCTGGCCAAGGTTATTACCCAGGAAATCGGCAGAGCGGAGGAGATTGAGAAGCTTGGGATCGAGCTGATGGGCTTGTCAATTCTGGCTATCGTTCCGAATAAGGAAACGCTGCGCGCTCTGGAAGCACAGGCCAGGGAAGAGATTCTCCGCAGCGCCGACGATGCGCTCTATGCGCGCCGGAATGCATCCATCGAGCAGGAGCGCCGAGTGAAAGAGAATGAGCTGAGTACGGAAATCGCTGTGGAGACGAAAAAGAAGCAGATCCGCGAGACCCAGCTCGATGCCGAACGGTCAGTGAAGCAGAGGCAGAATGCTATGAAGGAGGAGCAGCTCACCTTCGATACGGCGCTTGAGGAGAAGAAGCAGGAGCTCATTGAGCTGACAGTGGCGAACCAGAAAGCCGAAGCCGATGCCAAAGCCTACGAGCTGTCGGCAGTCATGAATTCGCTGCAGGGGGTCTCGCCGAATGTGCTGCAGGCACTGACGAATGTCGGCATGAAGCCGGATAAGCTGATTGCGATTGCCTTTCAGGAGCTGGCGGAGAATGCCGGGAAGATTGGCCAGCTGAATATTACACCGGACCTGCTGCAGGGGATTATGAATGGTGCACAGGGAAGTAGCACCGGAGCAGCGAGAGGAGCAGGAGGACGATGA
- a CDS encoding L,D-transpeptidase family protein yields MNLHETNGLVKAWMPRGIKLVLVFLVMFTACYAGNASAAGSASADLIVVNKKSNKLGYFTNGKLEKIFPVATGKTRSLTPEGTFKIVVKIKNRPYYKEKIPGGDPANPLGDRWLGLEVNGTMGTTYAIHGNNNESSIGKYVSAGCIRMHNDDIHWLYPRIAKNTKVVITSSNLDMESIAGKAGYKLGKTMFAGTFIIDGNPVKLKDSLLLENSRVFIPLRESVAVLGGTLKQEPGTGALIITIGNHSVTHKPQTDQAAVNGKSVTIPASRNVDNKLMIPLSSLPGLFGLQFTYDAQTKTVTFL; encoded by the coding sequence ATGAATCTGCATGAGACGAATGGCCTGGTCAAGGCCTGGATGCCGCGGGGCATCAAGCTGGTACTTGTGTTTCTGGTTATGTTCACGGCCTGTTATGCAGGGAATGCGTCGGCAGCAGGATCAGCTTCTGCGGATCTGATTGTCGTGAACAAAAAGAGCAACAAGCTCGGCTATTTCACTAACGGCAAGCTGGAAAAGATATTTCCGGTGGCCACCGGCAAGACCCGGAGTCTGACGCCTGAAGGTACCTTCAAAATCGTAGTCAAGATCAAAAACAGACCGTACTACAAAGAGAAAATACCCGGCGGCGATCCTGCCAATCCGCTCGGTGACCGGTGGCTGGGACTTGAGGTGAACGGCACCATGGGGACCACCTACGCCATTCACGGCAATAATAATGAATCTTCTATCGGCAAATATGTCAGCGCAGGCTGCATCCGGATGCACAATGATGATATTCATTGGTTATATCCGCGGATCGCCAAGAATACCAAAGTCGTTATTACGTCCTCCAATTTGGATATGGAGAGCATTGCAGGCAAAGCCGGGTATAAACTCGGTAAAACCATGTTCGCCGGAACCTTTATTATTGACGGCAATCCGGTGAAGCTTAAGGACTCCCTGCTGCTGGAGAACTCGCGTGTGTTCATTCCGCTGCGGGAATCGGTGGCTGTCCTTGGAGGAACCCTGAAGCAGGAACCCGGTACCGGAGCGCTGATCATCACCATCGGAAATCATTCGGTCACCCATAAGCCGCAGACGGATCAGGCTGCAGTTAACGGGAAAAGTGTTACCATACCGGCTTCGCGGAATGTTGACAACAAGCTGATGATTCCGCTGTCCAGCCTGCCGGGATTGTTCGGGCTTCAATTCACTTATGATGCGCAGACTAAAACGGTGACATTCTTATAA
- a CDS encoding GNAT family N-acetyltransferase, which translates to MNEVITVQLLESLQPAVAHELSTLLIDVVQDGASIGFLPPLAADDASAYWQGVHGPGVLLWGAFAGETLAGTVQLHLVLKPNAPHRAELAKLMVHPQHRRKGIAGLLIETAEKAAAELSRTLIVLDTREGDPSNLLYQSRGYIEAGKIPGFCLSANGNMDATVIYYKHFQPSEDL; encoded by the coding sequence ATGAACGAAGTTATTACTGTTCAATTACTGGAATCCCTTCAGCCTGCTGTAGCGCATGAGCTGAGTACACTGCTGATCGATGTTGTGCAGGACGGTGCCTCCATCGGTTTCCTTCCCCCGCTTGCCGCGGATGACGCATCGGCTTACTGGCAAGGAGTTCACGGCCCGGGAGTTCTGCTTTGGGGGGCTTTTGCCGGAGAGACTCTCGCAGGTACGGTACAGCTGCATCTGGTGCTCAAACCGAACGCGCCGCACCGCGCAGAGCTTGCCAAGCTGATGGTTCATCCGCAGCACCGCCGCAAAGGTATCGCGGGACTGCTTATCGAAACCGCAGAAAAGGCGGCAGCCGAGCTTAGCAGAACGCTGATTGTCTTGGATACCCGTGAAGGTGATCCATCCAACCTGCTTTACCAGTCACGGGGATATATTGAGGCGGGCAAAATTCCCGGATTCTGCCTCTCCGCCAATGGCAATATGGATGCCACAGTGATTTATTATAAACATTTCCAGCCGTCGGAAGACTTGTAA
- a CDS encoding AraC family transcriptional regulator: MSIYLEIPDVDKHFPFRSLICGGDELCYPHWHKEIEIIYVTKGSLNLGINDTPIRMEQGEVQFISGGDVHYFLASPESERVVIQFDLSLFQELAALSGNESPLRDIFTGMEHSSSSWPEEAASKVIGLIESIYEEDTQRREGYAYLIKARLLELLTVIMREVPRNSSGKQPKFSEDTLLQSRETLERLERIFMYVEQHYREAITLGEVARYMGFSPHYFAKLFKKNTGMTFVAFLNEYRLNKAKWILLNEDLPMSEVAEAAGFGSVKTFHHFFKEATGISPLKYHKTIFGNNRTRMKEESPSPDLYDKDTSAAH; the protein is encoded by the coding sequence ATGAGCATATATCTGGAAATTCCTGATGTGGACAAGCATTTTCCCTTCCGCAGTCTGATCTGCGGCGGTGATGAGCTGTGTTATCCGCACTGGCATAAAGAAATAGAGATCATCTATGTAACCAAAGGAAGCCTGAACCTGGGGATTAATGATACACCCATCCGCATGGAGCAGGGGGAGGTTCAATTCATCAGCGGCGGTGATGTGCACTATTTCCTGGCTTCTCCCGAGAGCGAACGGGTTGTGATCCAGTTTGACCTCAGCCTGTTTCAGGAGCTGGCTGCACTTAGCGGAAATGAATCCCCGCTGCGCGATATTTTTACGGGAATGGAGCATTCCAGCTCAAGCTGGCCGGAGGAGGCTGCTTCCAAGGTCATCGGGCTGATTGAGAGTATTTATGAGGAGGATACGCAGCGGCGCGAAGGGTATGCCTATTTGATCAAAGCACGGCTGCTTGAGCTGCTGACCGTTATTATGCGTGAAGTGCCCAGGAATAGCTCAGGGAAGCAGCCCAAGTTCTCGGAGGATACGCTGCTGCAGTCCCGTGAAACGCTGGAGCGGCTGGAACGCATTTTTATGTATGTCGAGCAGCATTACCGGGAGGCAATTACGCTTGGCGAGGTTGCGCGTTACATGGGCTTCAGCCCGCATTATTTCGCCAAGCTGTTCAAGAAGAATACGGGCATGACCTTTGTGGCTTTTCTTAATGAGTACCGGCTGAACAAAGCAAAATGGATTCTGCTGAATGAGGACCTGCCGATGTCTGAGGTGGCTGAAGCGGCCGGGTTTGGGAGCGTGAAGACCTTTCATCATTTTTTTAAAGAAGCGACAGGGATATCCCCGCTCAAATACCACAAGACAATATTCGGGAATAATAGGACAAGAATGAAGGAAGAAAGCCCTTCACCGGATTTGTATGATAAAGATACATCAGCTGCGCATTAA